In the Malus domestica chromosome 16, GDT2T_hap1 genome, one interval contains:
- the LOC103403658 gene encoding pentatricopeptide repeat-containing protein At4g02750-like, with protein sequence MRDGSVEEAQKLFDKMPHRNTVTWNAMIRGYFQNRQFQDAVYLFNRMADHDVFSYNTVIAGLMQCGDVDGARKVFDGMNFTDVVTWNSMVSGYIRNGMIGQAVQVFNGMPLKDVVSWNLVVGGLVNNGELDLAEKYFKQMIVRDLASWTIMISAFSSVGRVVEARELFDEMPVRDVQAWNAMMVGYIENGYVEIAEGLLHKMPKWDLDSWAQMVNGLVRIERVNDAMKLFMEMPEKCPKTWNSILLKLIRNGFTREAHAVFEKNPYKDVVSWTNMIVGYLGTGEVGSAIELFESMETRDTAAWNATIFGLSENDLGEEGLKLFIRMKESGPSPDKSTFTSVLTICSDLPTLQLGRQTHALSVKSGFDNIIAVSNAMVTMYARCGNMDLALLEFSSMQSRNVISWNSIICGFAHHGNAEVALEMFEQMRSADVQPNHITFVGVLSACSHAGLVDEGRYYFDMMKCKYFVQPTIEHYTCMVDLLGRYGLIDEAMSFLDQMRADGFEIPASVWGALLGACRIHKNVEVGEIAGERILDVEPGNSGVYLILAEMYLASGRREDAGRIWARMKEKGVKKQPGCSWIEVNNIGYVFLSGDKSHPKFRRIHFVLGLLHTEIEAEISKSNAASFQLVQVPPDGFYGRGINFS encoded by the coding sequence ATGCGGGATGGCTCTGTTGAAGAAGCCCAGAAGCTGTTCGACAAAATGCCTCACAGAAACACCGTCACTTGGAATGCCATGATTCGTGGCTACTTTCAAAATAGGCAGTTCCAAGATgcggtttatttatttaatcggATGGCTGATCATGATGTCTTCTCGTACAACACAGTGATTGCTGGGTTGATGCAATGTGGGGATGTGGATGGTGCAAGGAAAGTCTTTGATGGGATGAATTTTACAGATGTTGTTACTTGGAATTCAATGGTTTCCGGGTATATTCGTAATGGGATGATTGGTCAAGCTGTACAAGTGTTTAATGGGATGCCGTTGAAGGATGTGGTTTCTTGGAACTTGGTGGTTGGAGGCCTTGTGAATAATGGAGAGCTCGATTTGGCTGAAAAGTATTTTAAGCAAATGATTGTTCGAGATTTGGCGTCTTGGACTATAATGATTTCAGCATTTTCTAGTGTAGGACGTGTTGTTGAAGCCCGAGAGCTCTTTGATGAAATGCCTGTGAGAGATGTTCAGGCTTGGAATGCAATGATGGTTGGGTATATAGAAAACGGGTATGTTGAAATTGCAGAGGGGTTGCTTCACAAAATGCCCAAGTGGGATTTGGATTCTTGGGCTCAAATGGTAAATGGATTGGTCAGGATTGAAAGAGTCAATGATGCCATGAAGCTTTTCATGGAGATGCCAGAGAAATGTCCGAAAACATGGAACTCAatccttttaaaattaataagaaaTGGGTTCACTAGAGAAGCTCATGCCGTTTTTGAGAAAAACCCTTACAAAGATGTTGTTTCATGGACAAATATGATTGTTGGGTATCTTGGAACTGGAGAGGTTGGCAGCGCTATTGAACTCTTTGAGTCAATGGAAACTCGAGATACAGCTGCATGGAATGCCACAATATTTGGATTAAGCGAAAACGATCTTGGTGAGGAAGGTTTGAAGCTTTTCATTAGAATGAAAGAATCAGGGCCATCTCCAGATAAAAGTACATTTACCAGTGTTTTGACAATCTGTTCAGACTTACCAACCTTACAGCTTGGTAGACAAACTCATGCACTGTCAGTAAAATCAGGATTTGATAACATCATTGCAGTTTCCAATGCTATGGTTACCATGTATGCTAGATGTGGGAACATGGATTTGGCTTTACTAGAATTCTCTTCCATGCAAAGCCGCAATGTCATTTCGTGGAATTCTATAATCTGCGGATTCGCTCACCATGGGAATGCTGAAGTAGCTCTGGAGATGTTTGAACAAATGAGATCAGCAGATGTTCAACCCAATCACATAACCTTTGTTGGTGTTCTATCTGCTTGTAGCCATGCGGGGTTGGTGGATGAAGGCAGATACTACTTTGATATGATGAAATGCAAGTATTTCGTTCAACCTACAATTGAGCATTATACATGTATGGTTGATTTGTTGGGGAGATATGGACTTATAGACGAGGCAATGAGTTTCTTAGATCAAATGAGAGCAGATGGATTTGAAATTCCTGCTAGTGTGTGGGGTGCATTACTTGGAGCCTGTAGAATCCACAAGAATGTTGAGGTGGGTGAGATTGCCGGGGAGAGGATTTTGGATGTAGAGCCCGGTAACTCTGGTGTCTACTTGATTTTGGCAGAAATGTATCTGGCTAGTGGACGAAGGGAAGATGCGGGGAGGATTTGGGCAAGAATGAAAGAGAAAGGAGTGAAGAAGCAACCTGGGTGCAGTTGGATTGAGGTAAACAATATCGGATATGTATTCCTTTCGGGGGACAAATCCCACCCTAAATTTCGAAGAATCCATTTTGTATTAGGTTTGCTACATACAGAGATTGAGGCTGaaatttcaaaatcaaatgcTGCCTCATTTCAGCTGGTACAAGTTCCACCGGATGGGTTTTATGGCCGAGGTATCAACTTCAGCTAG
- the LOC103403595 gene encoding uncharacterized protein, which yields MGYPKVKVRQQEDQDDHQPLTDFCFPEKEHEETPPTVVRIPESYVPSVVIPSISATEGEMKDNKVEEEIKQNIRASSIPRPRAVLSSPVNDTAIGSKNRIKAVRTPALKNHNLVKNNHTQSVPSHTTENSKKAIKSKGASEGNSLKGRKGSETTLPSQRQPPRTGKPSSVGRQVSFSLD from the exons ATGG GGTACCCAAAGGTGAAGGTCAGGCAACAAGAAGACCAGGATGATCATCAACCCCTCACTGATTTTTGCTTTCCAG AGAAGGAGCACGAAGAGACTCCGCCCACTGTTGTGAGAATTCCTGAATCTTATGTCCCGAGTGTAGTGATACCATCAATATCTGCAACTGAAG GagaaatgaaagacaacaaAGTTGAAGAGgaaatcaaacaaaatattAGAGCCAGCTCAATCCCTAGGCCGCGCGCTGTCTTATCAAGTCCAG TAAATGATACAGCAATTGGAAGCAAAAACAGGATCAAAGCAGTGCGAACACCAGCTCTGAAGAATCATAACCTGGTCAAGAACAACCACACACAATCCGTTCCATCCCATACTACCGAAAATTCTAAAAAAGCAATAAAATCCAAGGGGGCTTCGGAAGGGAACTCTCTGAAGGGAAGGAAAGGGTCAGAGACAACTCTTCCAAGTCAGAGGCAACCCCCTAGAACGGGAAAACCAAGCTCTGTGGGACGTCAAGTGTCGTTTAGTTTGGATTAG
- the LOC103403659 gene encoding nuclear transport factor 2-like: MATPYAFPVTAAQVGTYFVTQYYQVLQQQPDFVHQFYSEASTMVRADGNSRATAVAMQQIHDLVMSLNLTGFEINKANSLESWNGGVLVLVEGYLEMKTFTGRRKFAQTFFLAPQERGYFVLNDIFHFVDEEPIHHHPAVLLAQNNLDAKLSAPATISQPVANYYVGGEIQTRDFVAPAVKENGPVESYGFAEQQLQQVVETENLLDDGAVEQSNGALQSMPNTIQDHLHASVEESIGEPQKQTYASILRVAKGQPVPSVAPQHSSNKSAPMASDWNHYPQSTAHQSISSSNTFERPVAETADEVAALEDEGEIKSVYVRNLPTTVSPSEVEEEFVNFGKLKQPEGVVIRSRKDVGVCYAFVEFEDITGVQNAVKAGSVQIAGRQVYIEERRPNSKIPSRVGRRGRGSGSYQAEAPRGRFGSRSFGRGGGYDGGDQDYSRPRGNGYYRPSPRQDRGNSGYQSSRSGQNSSEFTN; the protein is encoded by the exons ATGGCCACCCCCTATGCATTTCCCGTCACAGCTGCTCag GTGGGGACGTACTTTGTGACGCAGTACTACCAAGTGCTTCAGCAGCAGCCGGACTTTGTGCACCAGTTCTACTCCGAGGCCAGCACAATGGTTCGTGCCGACGGCAATTCCAGAGCCACCGCAGTTGCAATGCAG CAAATCCATGATCTTGTTATGTCACTCAATCTGACTGGATTCGAAATCAACAAAGCAAATTCCTTGGAATCTTGGAATGGAGGTGTTCTTGTTCTGGTTGAAGGCTACCTTGAAATGAAAACTTTCACTGGGAGGAGGAAATTTGCGCAAACATTTTTCCTTGCACCTCAGGAGAGAGGTTATTTTGTGCTGAACGATATATTTCACTTCGTTGATGAGGAACCGATTCATCATCATCCAGCAGTCTTATTAGCCCAAAACAATCTTGACGCCAAGCTAAGTGCTCCTGCTACAATTTCGCAGCCAG TGGCTAACTATTATGTGGGTGGAGAGATTCAGACAAGAGACTTTGTCGCTCCTGCTGTCAAAGAAAATGGTCCAGTTGAAAGTTATGGCTTTGCAGAGCAACAGTTGCAGCAAGTTGTTGAAACTGAGAACTTGTTGGATGATGGTGCTGTAGAGCAATCAAATGGTGCACTTCAAAGCATGCCGAATACCATACAAGATCACCTGCATGCATCTGTTGAGGAATCTATTGGAGAGCCTCAAAAGCAGACCTATGCTTCTATA TTACGCGTTGCCAAGGGGCAACCTGTGCCTTCTGTAGCTCCCCAGCATTCATCTAATAAGAGTGCACCAATGGCTTCAGACTGGAATCACTATCCTCAGTCCACTGCTCATCAATCCATTTCATCATCTAATACATTTGAAAGGCCAGTAGCAGAGACAGCAGATGAGGTTGCCGCCCTAGAAGATGAAG GTGAAATAAAGTCTGTTTATGTAAGAAACTTGCCGACTACTGTGTCCCCATCTGAAGTGGAGGAGGAATTTGTCAATTTTGGAAAACTCAAGCAGCCTGAAGGAGTGGTCATTAGGAGTCGCAAG GATGTTGGTGTTTGCTATGCGTTTGTTGAATTTGAAGATATTACCGGTGTTCAGAATGCCGTCAAG GCTGGTAGTGTTCAAATTGCTGGACGACAGGTATACATTGAAGAACGGAGACCAAACAGCAAGATCCCGTCTCGAGTGGGAA GAAGGGGAAGAGGAAGTGGCAGCTACCAAGCAGAGGCACCGAGGGGTCGTTTTGGTTCTCGGAGTTTTGGGAGGGGAGGTGGCTATGACGGAGGTGACCAGGACTACAGCCGACCAAGGGGAAATGGCTACTATAGGCCAAGCCCTCGACAAGACAGAGGGAACTCGGGTTATCAATCATCAAGAAGCGGACAAAATTCATCGGAGTTCACTAATTAA
- the LOC103403597 gene encoding 28 kDa ribonucleoprotein, chloroplastic: MAAAAAAAMSSSFSPSIYTVKCIRSSSNHSSPDHLHLKMSPNRMPSPSSLSHSFAIEPLLSISSIGTSNKFRVLRITTTCVAQEGVAVTDEVEVEQVVLAEEKEEKQAEEQVVAAVEEVGGGGGEAAAGEVSGEEEVAVNTKLYFGNLPYSVDSAQLAGIIQDFASPELIEVLYHRETGKSRGFAFVTMSTPEDCKAVIQNLDGREFAGRTLRVNFSDRPRAKVPLYPETEYKLFVGNLSWSVTSEGLTKAFQEYGTVVGARVLYDGETGRSRGYGFVCYSTKSEMDAALASLNGFELEGRALRVSLAEGKRS; the protein is encoded by the exons ATGGCTGCCGCCGCAGCTGCAGCCATGAGCTCATCTTTCTCCCCCTCCATCTACACCGTCAAATGCATTCGTTCATCATCCAATCATTCATCCCCCGACCATCTACACCTTAAAATGTCACCAAATCGCATGCCATCACCGTCATCGCTATCACACTCTTTTGCTATAGAGCCACTACTTTCCATTAGTAGTATCGGGACCTCGAATAAGTTTCGGGTGCTGAGGATAACAACTACTTGTGTTGCTCAAGAAGGGGTGGCAGTGACTGATGAGGTTGAAGTTGAGCAAGTGGTATTGGCcgaggagaaggaggagaagcAAGCAGAGGAACAAGTAGTTGCCGCGGTGGAAGaagtaggaggaggaggaggagaggcgGCAGCTGGTGAAGTTTCAGGTGAGGAGGAGGTTGCTGTGAACACAAAGCTTTACTTTGGTAATCTTCCTTATAGTGTGGACAGTGCACAGCTTGCTGGGATTATTCAAGACTTTGCTAGTCCTGAGCTCATTGAG GTTCTGTATCATAGGGAGACTGGAAAAAGCAGAGGATTTGCATTTGTGACTATGAGTACTCCTGAAGATTGTAAAGCTGTCATTCAAAATCTTGACGGACGT GAATTTGCTGGGCGAACCTTGAGGGTGAACTTTTCGGACAGGCCGAGAGCGAAAGTACCTCTATACCCTGAAACTGAGTACAAGCTTTTCGTTGGGAATTTATCCTGGTCAGTCACATCTGAAGGTTTGACAAAAGCTTTTCAAGAATATGGGACTGTGGTTGGAGCTAGGGTTCTATATGATGGCGAGACAGGAAGGTCTCGTGGCTATGGATTCGTATGCTACTCGACGAAATCAGAAATGGACGCTGCCTTGGCATCTCTCAATGGATTT GAACTAGAAGGAAGAGCATTGCGTGTAAGCTTGGCTGAAGGAAAACGTTCATAA